The Candidatus Hydrogenisulfobacillus filiaventi sequence TGGGGGGCGGAGGTGGCCCAGTGGCTCGGCAACGTGATGGGCGTGTCCGTGGTGGATGGCATCGTCTACGTGGAGGAGAGCCGGAGCGAGATCTTCGCCCTGGATGCGGCCACCGGACTGCCGCTCTGGCACACCTCGACCGTCAACTGCCTGATGGGGGATCCGCTGGTGGCCAACGTGGGCGGCAAGCCGATGGTGTTCGTGGCTGCGGGCGACGTGGCCTTCACCCGTCAGCATGCGGTGGACTACGCCAACCAGGGCCACCCGCCGGGGCCCACCGTCCGGGGGGCGGACTTCTCGGCCGTCTACGCCCTCAACGGGCTCACCGGCAAGGTGGTGTGGCGCTTTGATACCAAGGGGGAGGACATGCCGACCCCCGTCCTGAAGAACGGGGACCTGTTCTTCAGCACCGGGGACGGTCACCTGTACGCCGTGAACGCTGAGACCGGCCGCGAGGTCTCCGCCTTCTCCAACCCCGGCTTCAGCAGCATGTCCTCCAGCAACTGGTACGAAACCGCCAATCATCAGCTGTACATCATCTACGGCACCCAGGATCCCAACTACCTGATGGCGGTCAACGAGACCGACCCCGCGCATCCCGTCCTGGCCTGGGAATACCATGTGCCGCATTCGTTCAACACCGGCAACGGGGACGTCCCGCCGGCGGTCGACCCCAAGCGCAACCTGGTCATTACCGACAGCCTCATCAACCAGGCGCCGCCCGGGGCCAAACCGGAACTCAACCTGGACGTGGTGGCCGTCAACGCCACCACCGGCCAGCTGGTATGGAGCCGGCTGGCGGGCACCGGCCCCATCTTCCCCGTGGCTTTCAAAGGCAGCGTGCCGATGATCCATGGCGGCAACGTCTACGTCGGCGACCTCATGAACCAGACCCTGCAGTCCTACAACGAGACCACCGGGGCCCGCAACTGGAGCACCTCACTGGCTCAGGCCGGCAACCCCTTCCTCAACGAACCCCGCGGCGGCGCGGTCTATTACGACCATCACATCCTGGAAGCCAGCGGGCCCTTCATCTTCACCCTGGATCCCCGCACCGGCGCCATCGTCAACAAGTTCCGGACCCCCGGTGCCTACGTGTGGGGGATCACCTCGCCGGTCATCGTCGGCGGGGAGATGTACCTGGGCTCCATCTCCGGGTGGGCGCTGGCGCTGCCGGCCCGCTACGTCATGACCCGGGCCGGCTTCACCGGCGAGCCGTACGGGCCGCGCGCCTTCCATCCCGCCCTCCGGGTGCGGCCCCCGAGCTACTTCAACCCGGCGGCCCTGCCGACCCCCGCCCAAGCGGCAGCCTTCCCCTCCACCTGGACCGCCTACGCCGGGAATGCCGAACATGATGCCGTGGTGAACCGCGGACCGTCGGGCGTCGCCTGGCAGGCAGCCCTGCCCGGGGCCCTGCCGTTGAACGCCCCCCCGCGGGACAGCAGCGTCTTCGGGGTACCCACCGCCACCACCATGACCGAACTGGCCTTCGGCGCCGGCAGCGGGGTCAGCCCGGCCAACGGCATCCTCTACGTGGGGGGCGAGGACCACACCGTCAACGCCTATAACGCAATCACCGGCCAGCTCATCTGGCGGTCGCCCACCATCAACGGCAACTTCGGACAGCCCCTGGTTACGCCCCAGGCGGTGGTAGTCTCGAGCGGGGACCCCTGGTTCAACTTCGGCGGGGTGGTCAAGTTCGCCGCCGGGGACCAGACCGTGCACCTGGGCGCCAGCTTCCAGAACCTGCACGGCTACGACCCCCGCACCGGGGAGCTCAAGTGGACCTTCTACACCGAGGGAACCGATATGATGACCCCGGTGTACTACAACGGCAACCTCTACTGGGTCAACGGGCACGGGGATGTCTGGGCCCTCAGCGCCTCGACCGGCAAGCCCGTCAAGGCCTTCCTCAACCATGACGGGAACCCGAAGCTCCACCTCCCGGGTTATGTGGCCATTGCCTCGCCCAACGTCTACCTGCAGGGCGGCAGCCCCATCCTGGTGGTCGGCACGGCCAACCCGGGCCGCTTCTACGGCATCAACCTCGCGACCGACAGCGTGGCCTGGTCGACCACGGTGACCACCGCGCCCCTTTACTACACGGGCTTCGGGGACGTCTCCCCCGCCGTGGACCCCCGCCGGCATCTGCTGGTAGGGGATGTGCTGACGAACCCGGGCAGCGGCAACACCGCCACCCTGGAGGCCTTCGCCCTCGACCCCGCCACCGGCCGCGTGCTCTGGACGCGGGACCTGGGCACGGGCCCGGTGCCCTACGGTTTCACCGGGGCCGTGCCGGTGATCCACCGCGGAACCGTCTACCTGAGCGACCCCATCAGCGGCTCCGAGGTGGCCCTGTCGGCCGCCAGCGGGGCGGTGCGCTGGCAGGCGCCCCTGGCCGGCGCCGGCGATACCCCGCCGGTGGTAGCCGACGGGGCGGTCATCCAACCCGCCGGCAGCGCACTGGTGGTGTTTAACGCCGCCAACGGCGCCCTCCGCCATGTCCTGCCGGTCGGCGGGGCGGTAGTGGACAACGGCGCGGTGCTGGCCGGTCAGACCCTCTACCTGGGCAACGCCTGGGGATGGGTCATGGCGCTGCCGCTCAGCAGCGTGCTGGGCACGGCCGCCCGGTAACCCCGCTCCGCGCGGCGGTCCGGACCTCCCGCCAGGGGGGTCCGGACCGTTCCATTCCGCGGCTGCCCCGGCCGGGTCAGGCCCCCACCCCGTCCCCGGTCTCCCAATGCGCGGTCTTGATGTGGGCGTAATAGTCCAGCCAGGAGGCGAAGTGCTCGCCGCAGGTGCGGCAGGTGCGGAAGACCCGGGTGCGGAAGGCCTGCCGGGCGCGGTCCTCATCCTCAGGGGTGACCAGGGCCCCGTTCACCCCGATGGACAGGAGCGCCCGCCCCCGCTCGTACAGGGCGTCCGGATAGCCCCGCGCGTCCTCGATGCGGAGCTCAATCCACCGCTCGCGGCTGTCATGGACCGCGAACAGGGCGTGGTAGGGCGTGGTCTTCATCCGGGCCCAATCCACTTCCAGGTGATGGTGGACCATTTCCCCCAGGCTGGGGGTGACCTCGGTGCTGTCCACCACCGCATTGATGAAGCGCCGCAAGGCGAATGTCCCCAATTGCGCCCGCATGCCGGATCCCTCCGTCCTTCCTGCCCGGCCGCTTACAATCCCACAATATTCTGTCTTCCGATGATGGTGTAGTCTATCACCCGCCCCCCGACGGCGGCAAGGCGGGAGGGCCCACGGGGCCGGGGCCGGCCGGACCGTCCGCCGTCGGTCTAAGGGTTTGGCGCAGCTGACGGCCGGGTGGTACGGTAAAGCCGCAAAGGACCAAAGGGGGCATGGACATGACCGGTTCCGCGGCCCTGGCAGCGATCGACCGCACCCTGGAGGAAGCCTTGACCGGCAGCGGGGCCCTGCCCCCGCCCCCGGAGGCCTGGCTGGCCCGCCAGACCCTGCTGACCGCCGGATCGCGTCGCCGGCTGCTGGCCGGTCTGGCGTGGCAGCCCGGTTGGGCCGTGCTCGACGCCGGCTGCGGTCCGGGGGTGGTGGCCCTGGAGCTGGCGGCCCTGAAAGGGGTGGCCGTGACCGGCATCGACCGCGACCCGGCCATGGTGGCCTGGGCGGCGCAGCTGGCCGCGGTCAGTCCCGTGCAGCCCCGGCCCCGCTTCCTGACCGCCGGCCTGGAGACAGCCCCCCTGGCCGAGGGCAGCTTCGCCGCCGGCCTCGTCCGGTATCTCTTCCAGCACCTGCCCGACCCGGCTGCCGCCGCCCGCAGCCTCTTCCGCCTGCTGCGCCCGGGCGGCCAGCTGCTGGCCATTGATGTCGACGACGGCCTCATCGTGGAAGACCCGCCCCCGCCGCCCGCCTGGGAACGGTTGCGGACCGCCTTCGCGCGCCGGCAGGCGGCCCGCGGCGGCGACCGGCAGATCGGACGGCGCCTGCCGGGGCTGTTGCGGGAGGCGGGCTTCCGCATCCAGGGGGTGGGGATCGAGGCCGGGGCCACCTATGCCCCCCGCCTGCCCCAACGGGCCGATGTCGCCTTCGAACGCACGCGGGTGGAGGAGGCGCTGCCGGAACTGCTGGCGGCCGGGTTCCTGCGGCCGGGGGACGGGGCGGCCGGCCTGGCCGCCTTCGCCGCAGCCCTGGGGCGCTGGCATTTTGAAACCGCCGGGCAGGTGGTGGTGCTGGCGGAACGGCCGCCGGGCTAAAGGTCGCCCTCGAGGGGAGCGGGCCGGGGTACCAGCCGGTGCCAGCGGGTGTCGCCGGTGGTGTTGTCCTCCGTCAGCATCCATAACTGGTCGACCGTCACCGGAAAACCGGGCAGGCGCTCCCCCAGGCGGGCGGCCGCCATCAGCGGCCCCAGGGGCAGGTGCAGTTTGGGCACCCGCGGCCGCCCCACCGTACGGCCCACGGCGTCATAAAGCTCATCGAGGGAATAGACCCGCGGCCCCCCGACTTCGTAGACCTGGCCGACGGACTCCGGGTCCGGAAGGGCCAGGGCGATGAGGCGGGCCACGTCCTCGCGCCACACCGGCTGCAGGCGAGACCGGCCGTCCCCCGGCACCGGCACTACCGGCAGGCGGCGCACCTGGTCCTGCAGCATGACAAAAAAGGGGGCCCCACCTCCGAACAGCAGCGACGGCCGGACAATGGTCCAGCTCAGCCCGGAGGCGCGCACGGCCTCCTCCGCCGCCCACTTGGTCTGGTGATAGCGGCTGCGAGCGCCCGGCCGGGTGCCCAAGGCCGACATCTGCAGCAGCCGGCGCACGCCCGCCCGCTGCAAGGCGGCAATCACACGCCGGGCCACCGCCACGTGCATGGTCTCGAAGGTGACGCCCTGCGCCGGCTCCTCGCGGATGATGCCGATGAGGTTGATGGCCGCATCCGCCCCCGCCAGCAGCGGCGCCAGCTCATCCCGGCGGGCGTCGGCTGCCGCCAGCTCGGCGCCTGCTGCCACCGGCCCCCGGCGGGCTACCGCCACCGGCTGGTGGCCCTGCTCCACCAGCGCCCGGCACACCGCGGAACCCACGTAGCCGGTTCCCCCGAACACCACCACCCGCATGGGCGGCCCCCTTTCAACGCGGCCCTAGCCGCCCAGGATGGCACGGCCGGCAAACAGCAAATTGGCCGGACGCTCGGCCAGCCGGCGCAGGAAGTAGGCATACCAGTCCTGGCCGTAGGGGACGTAGACCCGGCAACGGTGGCCCTCCCGGGCCAGATCCTTGAGGGCGGCATACTTGACCCCATACAGCATCTGGAATTCGTAACGGTCCGGTGCCGCGCCCAGTTTGCGGATGCGACGCAGCACCCGCCCGATGGTGCGTTCATCGTGGGTGGCCACCGCCACCCGGTGGCCGGCCTCCAGCGCGCGGGTGACCAGCTCGACAAAGGCATCGTCCACCGACGCCTTATCGGGCAGCACCAGCTCCCGGGCTTCCTGGTAGGCCCCCTTGACGATGCGGAGGTTCCGCGGGCGGTCGGAGAGGGCAGTCAGATCGGCGGGCGTCCGCCGCAGGTACGCCTGCAGCACCACCCCCACCCGGCCCGGATCCCGGTCCGCCAGGGCGCGGTACAGGGCCAGGGTACCGTCCGTGTACCGCGCCTCCTCCATGTCGAGGCAAAGGATGCGGTCCCGTTCCCGGGCACGGTCCAGCAGGGCATCCAGATTCGCACGGGCCAGGTCCGCATCCAGGCCCAGCCCCATCAGCGAGGGTTTCACGGAGATACCCGCATCCAGGCCCCGTTCCGCCAGGGCGTCCAACAGCTCCAGGTAGGCGTCGCGGGCTGCTTCCGCCACCGCCGCCTCGGGAGCGGCCTCCCCCAGGTAGTCTACGGTGGCGGCCAGCCCGTCCCGGTTGATGGCCGCCACCACCTCCAGGGCGTCGTTCAGGGTCTCGCCGGCTACAAAGCGGGAGGCCCCCCACTCCAGCCCGAAGCGGCGGATCTGCCCGCTGAGCCACGGCTGCTGCCCGATCCCCAGCACCAGTGCCCGGTACATCCTACTCCCCCCCAGCTGCCGGCCCGCCGCGCGCCGCGACGGCGAACGGGTCCCGGTCAAAGGCGATCCACTCCAATGTTAACCCTTGGGCCGGCGCCAGTCGGGCAAATTTTTGCGCCGGCCGCTCCAGCGCCGCCAGCACCGCCGCCTCCGGACCGCCTCCGCCGACAAACACCAGCGCCCCCATGATCATCCGGACCATGTGGTACAGGAACCCGTCGGCCACAATCCAGAGCGTCCACAACCGGCCAGGCTCCTCCGGCTCGAACCGGCAGACCAGCACCCGCCGGCGGGTGGTCCGGGCGCTGGACCCCTCCTTGCGGAAGGCCCGGAAGTCATGGGTGCCTTCAAACCGCCGGGCGAGGCGGCTCATCGCCGCCAGGTCGAGGGGCGTCTCCGGGGTCCACACCCGCCCGGCCCACTCCAGGGGGCACCGCTCCGCCCCGGTCCAGACGCGGTAGGCATACGCCTTGGCGGTGGCGTGCCGGCGGGGGTCCCAATGCGGGTCGGCCACCCGGGCCACCGCCTCCAGGCGCAGGTCGGGGGGAAGCCGGCGGTTCAACACCGGCAGCAGGTGCTCCTCCGGGATGGGGCAGGGTCCGTCCCAACTCACCACCTGACCGCGGGCATGCACCCCGGCATCGGTGCGGCCGGCCCCCCGGATGCGGCCCGGACCGCCCAGGACGGCGGTGAACACCCGCTCCAGTTCGCCCTGCACCGTCCGGACCGCGCGGCCGGCCTGGATTTGAAAGCCGTGAAAGGCGCGCCCGTCATAGGCCACCCGCGCTACCAGCGCCATGCCTGCTCCCTCCCGGGCCCGGACGCACAGCACCCGCAGCCGGCATGCCGGCTGCGGGTGCCTCCCTACGGGGATGATCAGACCAGCTCGATGACCGCCAGGGGGGCGTTGTCACCGCGCCGGTATCCGGCCTTAATCACCCGCGTGTATCCCCCGGGACGCTCCCGGTAGCGCGGGGCCAGGTCGGTGAAGACCTTGGTCACCACATCCTCATCCAGGATGTAGGCCAGGGCCTGCCGCCGCGCGTGCAGGCTGCCCCGCTTGCCCAAGGTAATCATGTGGTCGGCCACCCGGGACAGCTCCTTGGCCCGGGTGAGGGTGGTGACGATGCGTTCCTCCCGCAGCAGGGAGGTGACCAGGTTGCGCAACATCGCCCGCCGGTGGTCGCCCGGCCGGCCCAGTTTGGTGTGATGTCCCGGCATCGGCTCGATCTCCTTCCGTCCGTTGACTCTACTCCTCGGACGGCTTCAGGGACAGGCCCAGGGCAAACAGCTTCTCCTTGACCTCTTCC is a genomic window containing:
- a CDS encoding PQQ_3 domain-containing protein, giving the protein MSNRLKTSRIAAWLAAVSLGMPLAGVLPAGRAAAAPLHGPAKLSLAGQQQRLSQPLVPTPLSVADRAASRFFPSQWIQVEANQQHDPVFVTRPGAPGFLTRGTFWGTPLTGNEFWRLARAFSRYPDAQAWGAEVAQWLGNVMGVSVVDGIVYVEESRSEIFALDAATGLPLWHTSTVNCLMGDPLVANVGGKPMVFVAAGDVAFTRQHAVDYANQGHPPGPTVRGADFSAVYALNGLTGKVVWRFDTKGEDMPTPVLKNGDLFFSTGDGHLYAVNAETGREVSAFSNPGFSSMSSSNWYETANHQLYIIYGTQDPNYLMAVNETDPAHPVLAWEYHVPHSFNTGNGDVPPAVDPKRNLVITDSLINQAPPGAKPELNLDVVAVNATTGQLVWSRLAGTGPIFPVAFKGSVPMIHGGNVYVGDLMNQTLQSYNETTGARNWSTSLAQAGNPFLNEPRGGAVYYDHHILEASGPFIFTLDPRTGAIVNKFRTPGAYVWGITSPVIVGGEMYLGSISGWALALPARYVMTRAGFTGEPYGPRAFHPALRVRPPSYFNPAALPTPAQAAAFPSTWTAYAGNAEHDAVVNRGPSGVAWQAALPGALPLNAPPRDSSVFGVPTATTMTELAFGAGSGVSPANGILYVGGEDHTVNAYNAITGQLIWRSPTINGNFGQPLVTPQAVVVSSGDPWFNFGGVVKFAAGDQTVHLGASFQNLHGYDPRTGELKWTFYTEGTDMMTPVYYNGNLYWVNGHGDVWALSASTGKPVKAFLNHDGNPKLHLPGYVAIASPNVYLQGGSPILVVGTANPGRFYGINLATDSVAWSTTVTTAPLYYTGFGDVSPAVDPRRHLLVGDVLTNPGSGNTATLEAFALDPATGRVLWTRDLGTGPVPYGFTGAVPVIHRGTVYLSDPISGSEVALSAASGAVRWQAPLAGAGDTPPVVADGAVIQPAGSALVVFNAANGALRHVLPVGGAVVDNGAVLAGQTLYLGNAWGWVMALPLSSVLGTAAR
- a CDS encoding C2H2-type domain-containing protein, translated to MRAQLGTFALRRFINAVVDSTEVTPSLGEMVHHHLEVDWARMKTTPYHALFAVHDSRERWIELRIEDARGYPDALYERGRALLSIGVNGALVTPEDEDRARQAFRTRVFRTCRTCGEHFASWLDYYAHIKTAHWETGDGVGA
- a CDS encoding putative Methyltransferase domain-containing protein (Evidence 3 : Putative function from multiple computational evidences); the encoded protein is MTGSAALAAIDRTLEEALTGSGALPPPPEAWLARQTLLTAGSRRRLLAGLAWQPGWAVLDAGCGPGVVALELAALKGVAVTGIDRDPAMVAWAAQLAAVSPVQPRPRFLTAGLETAPLAEGSFAAGLVRYLFQHLPDPAAAARSLFRLLRPGGQLLAIDVDDGLIVEDPPPPPAWERLRTAFARRQAARGGDRQIGRRLPGLLREAGFRIQGVGIEAGATYAPRLPQRADVAFERTRVEEALPELLAAGFLRPGDGAAGLAAFAAALGRWHFETAGQVVVLAERPPG
- a CDS encoding NADH dehydrogenase: MRVVVFGGTGYVGSAVCRALVEQGHQPVAVARRGPVAAGAELAAADARRDELAPLLAGADAAINLIGIIREEPAQGVTFETMHVAVARRVIAALQRAGVRRLLQMSALGTRPGARSRYHQTKWAAEEAVRASGLSWTIVRPSLLFGGGAPFFVMLQDQVRRLPVVPVPGDGRSRLQPVWREDVARLIALALPDPESVGQVYEVGGPRVYSLDELYDAVGRTVGRPRVPKLHLPLGPLMAAARLGERLPGFPVTVDQLWMLTEDNTTGDTRWHRLVPRPAPLEGDL
- the fadM gene encoding Proline dehydrogenase 1, translating into MYRALVLGIGQQPWLSGQIRRFGLEWGASRFVAGETLNDALEVVAAINRDGLAATVDYLGEAAPEAAVAEAARDAYLELLDALAERGLDAGISVKPSLMGLGLDADLARANLDALLDRARERDRILCLDMEEARYTDGTLALYRALADRDPGRVGVVLQAYLRRTPADLTALSDRPRNLRIVKGAYQEARELVLPDKASVDDAFVELVTRALEAGHRVAVATHDERTIGRVLRRIRKLGAAPDRYEFQMLYGVKYAALKDLAREGHRCRVYVPYGQDWYAYFLRRLAERPANLLFAGRAILGG
- the truA gene encoding tRNA pseudouridine synthase A, with amino-acid sequence MALVARVAYDGRAFHGFQIQAGRAVRTVQGELERVFTAVLGGPGRIRGAGRTDAGVHARGQVVSWDGPCPIPEEHLLPVLNRRLPPDLRLEAVARVADPHWDPRRHATAKAYAYRVWTGAERCPLEWAGRVWTPETPLDLAAMSRLARRFEGTHDFRAFRKEGSSARTTRRRVLVCRFEPEEPGRLWTLWIVADGFLYHMVRMIMGALVFVGGGGPEAAVLAALERPAQKFARLAPAQGLTLEWIAFDRDPFAVAARGGPAAGGE
- the rplQ gene encoding ribosomal protein L17 (BL15) (Evidence 2a : Function from experimental evidences in other organisms; PubMedId : 6801428, 10717392, 12682299; Product type s : structure), with the translated sequence MPGHHTKLGRPGDHRRAMLRNLVTSLLREERIVTTLTRAKELSRVADHMITLGKRGSLHARRQALAYILDEDVVTKVFTDLAPRYRERPGGYTRVIKAGYRRGDNAPLAVIELV